One genomic region from Streptomyces sp. Li-HN-5-11 encodes:
- a CDS encoding aromatic ring-hydroxylating dioxygenase subunit alpha, translated as MTSTIEPQGAAPKTPRGTLRRPADLARTIDVSGLVDSEGGLLDRVIFTDQELYRQELRRVFAPSWLFLAHTDQFHKPGDFFTTYMGEDPVIVTLDRDRRIRAYLNSCRHRGARVCRADAGTTRNFTCTYHGWSFNLDGSLVSVPNKNGYPESFDEREWGLVEVPHVESHHGLVFGTWNPDPVPLREQLGDMAWYMDAMLDHDEQGTVVVGGVHKWVLEGNWKLAAEQFATDWYHVNMSHASALMVLSPSGRTPKDEVVHRTGRQYSDANGNGAGFPVHPKNRFDAQTVHEWTDYDALRERLGEARVEGPLTNGHATVFPNFSYLPVNGSIRVWHPKGPDRMEVWAWTIVDKSMPEEVREAQRLYNLRTFGPSGIFEQDDGENWSEVQAVAHGFVTNSVPLNYQMGLGSEREDGRHPGRTSELYSDAAGRAFYGRWRELMNTPAWHEENDE; from the coding sequence ATGACCTCCACGATCGAACCCCAGGGCGCGGCGCCCAAGACACCGCGCGGAACCCTGCGGCGCCCGGCGGACCTGGCGCGCACCATCGACGTCTCCGGGCTCGTGGACAGCGAGGGCGGACTGCTGGACCGGGTGATCTTCACCGACCAGGAGCTGTACCGGCAGGAGCTGCGCCGCGTCTTCGCGCCGAGCTGGCTGTTCCTCGCGCACACCGACCAGTTCCACAAGCCGGGGGACTTCTTCACCACGTACATGGGCGAGGACCCGGTCATCGTCACCCTCGACCGCGACCGCCGGATCCGCGCCTACCTCAACTCCTGCCGGCACCGCGGTGCCCGCGTCTGCCGCGCCGACGCGGGCACCACCCGCAACTTCACCTGCACCTACCACGGCTGGTCCTTCAACCTCGACGGCTCGCTGGTCAGCGTGCCCAACAAGAACGGCTACCCCGAGTCCTTCGACGAGCGGGAGTGGGGCCTGGTCGAGGTGCCGCACGTGGAGAGCCACCACGGGCTGGTCTTCGGCACCTGGAACCCCGACCCCGTGCCGCTGCGCGAACAACTCGGCGACATGGCCTGGTACATGGACGCGATGCTCGACCACGACGAGCAGGGCACCGTCGTCGTGGGCGGCGTGCACAAGTGGGTGCTGGAGGGCAACTGGAAGCTGGCGGCGGAGCAGTTCGCGACCGACTGGTACCACGTCAACATGAGCCACGCCTCGGCGCTCATGGTGCTCTCGCCGAGCGGCAGGACACCCAAGGACGAGGTGGTGCACCGCACCGGCCGCCAGTACTCCGACGCGAACGGCAACGGGGCCGGTTTCCCGGTCCACCCCAAGAACCGGTTCGACGCGCAGACCGTACACGAGTGGACCGACTACGACGCCCTGCGCGAGCGCCTCGGCGAGGCCCGCGTGGAGGGTCCGCTGACCAACGGGCACGCCACCGTCTTCCCCAACTTCTCCTACCTGCCGGTCAACGGCTCCATCCGCGTCTGGCACCCCAAGGGACCGGACCGCATGGAGGTGTGGGCCTGGACCATCGTCGACAAGTCGATGCCCGAGGAGGTGCGTGAGGCCCAGCGTCTGTACAACCTGCGCACCTTCGGACCCAGCGGCATCTTCGAGCAGGACGACGGCGAGAACTGGAGCGAGGTGCAGGCCGTCGCGCACGGCTTCGTCACCAACAGCGTCCCCCTCAACTACCAGATGGGCCTGGGCTCCGAACGCGAGGACGGCCGCCATCCCGGCAGGACCAGCGAGCTGTACAGCGACGCGGCGGGCCGTGCCTTCTACGGGCGCTGGCGCGAACTGATGAACACCCCTGCCTGGCACGAGGAGAACGACGAATGA
- a CDS encoding non-heme iron oxygenase ferredoxin subunit — MSDGIRVAALDDIPQGEGIAVNKAITGTDDNIALLRDTDDSVYALNDTCTHETASLADGWVEDGYVECPLHSSKFCLKSGEVQGLPATRNACPHRVEVRDGEVYLFPGEAP, encoded by the coding sequence ATGAGTGACGGCATCCGCGTCGCGGCCCTGGACGACATCCCCCAGGGCGAGGGCATCGCCGTCAACAAGGCGATCACCGGGACGGACGACAACATCGCCCTGCTGCGCGACACCGACGACAGCGTGTACGCGCTGAACGACACCTGCACCCACGAGACCGCCTCGCTGGCCGACGGCTGGGTGGAGGACGGGTACGTCGAATGTCCGCTGCATTCCAGCAAGTTCTGCCTCAAGAGCGGCGAGGTCCAGGGTCTGCCCGCGACCCGCAACGCCTGCCCGCACCGTGTCGAGGTGCGTGACGGCGAGGTCTACCTCTTCCCCGGGGAGGCACCGTGA
- a CDS encoding FAD-dependent oxidoreductase — translation MTGRVVIVGGGVAGVGTAASLRAGGFDGDLTLVDAGEFPYDRPPLSKEFLAGSKALERIALQPPQWYDDQRVRLVNRTTVTALRPGEGAVELADGTLLPADRVVLATGGSAARPPIPGADSARVHVLRTADDADRLRKALVPGARLLVVGAGLIGAEAASTAVRLGCEVVLVDPVAAPLTAALGPELAGWLHGLHTRHGVETAQAAVESFTDRPDGIEARFAAGTPPRVFDAVLLGVGMVAHTELARAAGLEVDRGIVVDPGQVTSNPHVLAVGDPARTRADGVLLPRTEHWEAAQHDAARAAATLLGTPPPAPTAPWFWTDRHGRHVEAVGHLPEAAETVGRGSFDDRAFSVFGLRDGHVVAAAAVDDPQAVRAARRLIDRRVPVDAARLADPSVNPRALLRG, via the coding sequence GTGACCGGCCGTGTGGTGATCGTCGGCGGCGGCGTCGCCGGGGTCGGCACCGCCGCGTCGCTGCGCGCGGGCGGCTTCGACGGCGACCTCACCCTCGTCGACGCCGGCGAGTTCCCCTACGACCGGCCACCGCTGTCGAAGGAGTTCCTCGCCGGGTCGAAGGCCCTGGAGCGGATCGCCCTGCAGCCCCCGCAGTGGTACGACGACCAGCGCGTCCGCCTGGTCAACCGGACGACCGTGACCGCCCTGCGCCCCGGCGAAGGCGCCGTCGAACTGGCCGACGGCACCCTGTTGCCCGCCGACCGCGTGGTGCTCGCCACCGGAGGTTCGGCGGCCCGCCCGCCCATCCCCGGCGCGGACAGCGCCCGCGTCCACGTGCTGCGCACCGCCGACGACGCCGACCGGCTGCGCAAGGCGCTCGTGCCCGGGGCCCGCCTGCTGGTCGTCGGCGCCGGCCTGATCGGGGCCGAGGCCGCCTCCACGGCCGTACGACTCGGCTGCGAGGTCGTCCTCGTCGACCCGGTGGCCGCACCGCTGACCGCCGCGCTCGGCCCGGAGCTGGCCGGCTGGCTGCACGGCCTGCACACCCGGCACGGCGTGGAGACCGCGCAGGCCGCGGTGGAATCCTTCACGGACCGCCCGGACGGCATCGAGGCCCGGTTCGCCGCCGGCACCCCGCCCCGGGTCTTCGACGCGGTGCTGCTCGGCGTCGGCATGGTGGCGCACACCGAACTCGCCCGCGCCGCGGGACTGGAGGTGGACCGCGGCATCGTGGTCGACCCGGGGCAGGTCACCTCCAACCCGCACGTGCTCGCCGTCGGCGACCCGGCCCGCACCCGCGCCGACGGCGTTCTCCTGCCGCGCACCGAACACTGGGAGGCGGCCCAGCACGACGCGGCCCGCGCGGCGGCCACCCTGCTCGGCACGCCGCCGCCGGCGCCCACCGCCCCCTGGTTCTGGACCGACCGGCACGGCCGCCACGTCGAGGCCGTCGGCCACCTGCCCGAGGCCGCCGAGACGGTCGGGCGCGGTTCGTTCGACGACCGGGCCTTCTCGGTCTTCGGCCTGCGTGACGGTCACGTCGTCGCCGCGGCAGCGGTCGACGATCCGCAGGCCGTACGGGCGGCGCGGCGCCTGATCGACCGCCGTGTCCCGGTGGACGCCGCCCGGCTGGCCGACCCGTCCGTGAACCCGCGCGCGCTGCTCCGCGGCTGA
- a CDS encoding 3-phenylpropionate/cinnamic acid dioxygenase subunit beta yields MSTATEPTRNRAGTRADRDTHFEVEQFYYEEAALLDDGRYADWLELLADDLDYWMPTRTNRLRRQQALSVAARGEAAFYDETKDSLAWRVRRFDSGMAWAEDPPSRTRHLVTNVMVRHADPAEHDGFTEDDLWTLSAFLVYRNRLEREENVFAGSRTDLLRRTADGRLQVARRTILLDQNILQAKNISTFF; encoded by the coding sequence GTGAGCACAGCCACCGAGCCGACCCGGAATCGCGCGGGCACGCGCGCCGACCGCGACACGCACTTCGAGGTCGAGCAGTTCTACTACGAGGAGGCCGCTCTCCTCGACGACGGCCGCTACGCCGACTGGCTGGAGCTGCTCGCCGACGACCTCGACTACTGGATGCCGACGCGCACCAACCGCCTGCGCCGCCAGCAGGCCCTGTCCGTGGCGGCACGCGGCGAGGCCGCCTTCTACGACGAGACCAAGGACAGCCTCGCCTGGCGCGTCCGCCGCTTCGACTCCGGCATGGCCTGGGCCGAGGACCCGCCCTCGAGGACCCGGCACCTGGTGACCAACGTGATGGTCCGGCACGCGGACCCCGCCGAGCACGACGGGTTCACCGAGGACGACCTGTGGACGCTCTCGGCGTTCCTGGTCTACCGCAACCGGCTGGAGCGCGAGGAGAACGTCTTCGCCGGCTCCCGCACCGACCTGCTGCGCCGCACCGCCGACGGCCGTCTCCAGGTCGCCCGCCGGACCATCCTCCTCGACCAGAACATCCTGCAGGCGAAGAACATCTCCACCTTCTTCTGA
- a CDS encoding alpha/beta fold hydrolase → MTDLDLTQHRVATSLGEIAVAETGEGPVLVMLHGGGPGASGVSNYHQNLPALARHFRVVLPDQPGFGGSYRPTEGDLEKRSITEITVDALYQALDALGIDTFHLLGNSLGGAAAIAMAQERPERVTGLVLMAPGGGWVPFGPTPTEGQKEMFRYYNGGGPSEKKMASFIRTMVFDHRQFGEDVVRARYEASLDESHIAFYHHYNAAFAKRGGMDPLWRDLHRIKAPTLLLWGRDDRTITLDGAQLMLKHIRDVQLHVFGRCGHWVQLERQREFEELVTGFLGERA, encoded by the coding sequence GTGACCGACCTCGACCTGACGCAGCACCGCGTCGCCACCTCCCTGGGCGAGATCGCCGTGGCCGAAACCGGTGAAGGCCCCGTGCTGGTGATGCTGCACGGCGGCGGGCCCGGCGCCTCCGGCGTCAGCAACTACCACCAGAACCTTCCGGCCCTGGCCCGGCACTTCCGGGTCGTCCTGCCGGACCAGCCCGGTTTCGGCGGCAGTTACCGCCCCACCGAGGGCGACCTGGAGAAGCGGTCGATCACCGAGATCACGGTGGACGCGCTGTACCAAGCGCTCGACGCCCTCGGTATCGACACCTTCCACCTGCTGGGCAACAGCCTGGGCGGCGCCGCCGCCATCGCCATGGCCCAGGAGCGGCCCGAGCGTGTCACCGGGCTCGTCCTCATGGCCCCGGGAGGGGGCTGGGTGCCCTTCGGGCCGACGCCCACCGAGGGGCAGAAGGAGATGTTCCGCTACTACAACGGCGGCGGGCCCAGCGAGAAGAAGATGGCCTCCTTCATCCGCACCATGGTCTTCGACCACCGGCAGTTCGGTGAGGACGTCGTACGCGCCCGCTACGAGGCCTCCCTGGACGAGAGCCACATCGCCTTCTACCACCACTACAACGCCGCGTTCGCCAAGCGCGGCGGCATGGACCCGCTCTGGCGCGACCTGCACAGGATCAAGGCGCCCACCCTGCTGCTGTGGGGCCGCGACGACCGCACCATCACCCTCGACGGCGCCCAGCTCATGCTCAAGCACATCCGCGACGTCCAGCTGCACGTGTTCGGCCGCTGCGGCCACTGGGTGCAGCTGGAGCGGCAGCGCGAGTTCGAGGAACTGGTCACCGGCTTCCTGGGGGAGCGGGCATGA
- the hcaB gene encoding 3-(cis-5,6-dihydroxycyclohexa-1,3-dien-1-yl)propanoate dehydrogenase produces the protein MSGGWLEGYAALVTGGGSGIGRAVAERFLAEGASVTIIGRDKARLDEVVRATADPDRIHAVAADVRDSEALHAAVAQTVERFGKLDTLVANAGVWDYQRQLTRLGADELDTAFDEIFSVNVKGYVLAAEAAWRELVKTRGSIVMTLSNASFYVNGGGPLYTASKHACLGLMRELAYELAPKVRVNGVACGGMNTDLRGPEALSLNGRSISASFARKGPDSPPPPIPLHDSSTDPRDFTGPYVLLAAREQSGPITGQAISVDGGIGVRGFAHAAGGDHL, from the coding sequence ATGAGCGGCGGCTGGCTGGAGGGGTACGCGGCCCTGGTCACCGGCGGCGGATCGGGCATCGGCCGCGCGGTCGCCGAGCGCTTCCTCGCCGAGGGCGCCTCGGTCACGATCATCGGCCGGGACAAGGCCCGGTTGGACGAGGTGGTCCGGGCCACCGCCGACCCGGACCGGATCCACGCCGTCGCGGCCGACGTGCGCGACAGCGAGGCCCTGCACGCCGCCGTCGCCCAGACCGTCGAACGCTTCGGCAAGCTGGACACGCTCGTCGCCAACGCGGGCGTGTGGGACTACCAGCGGCAGCTCACCCGGCTCGGCGCCGACGAGTTGGACACCGCCTTCGACGAGATCTTCTCCGTCAACGTCAAGGGATACGTGCTGGCGGCGGAGGCCGCCTGGCGCGAGCTGGTGAAGACGCGCGGCAGCATCGTCATGACGTTGTCGAACGCCTCGTTCTACGTCAACGGCGGCGGCCCCCTCTACACGGCCAGCAAGCACGCCTGCCTGGGCCTGATGCGTGAACTCGCCTACGAGCTCGCCCCCAAGGTCCGTGTCAACGGCGTCGCCTGCGGCGGTATGAACACCGACCTGCGCGGCCCTGAGGCCCTGTCGCTGAACGGCCGCTCCATCTCGGCGTCCTTCGCCAGGAAGGGGCCGGACAGCCCGCCCCCGCCCATCCCGCTGCACGACTCCAGCACCGACCCACGGGACTTCACCGGCCCGTACGTGCTGCTGGCGGCCCGCGAGCAGAGCGGCCCCATCACCGGACAAGCCATCTCCGTCGACGGCGGCATCGGCGTACGCGGCTTCGCGCACGCCGCCGGCGGCGACCACCTGTGA
- a CDS encoding AMP-binding protein: MTRPTGTTPHPLNSGVRADLNPAGAVAYNARHQGDTVVISYPGGDLTYAQLDDKAARLATVLADGGTTRGDRVAYLGLNSSAFLVTMLAAFRLGALFVPVNFRLAEPELATVLARSGAEAIVCEEGHRTSVEAVRARTSLKRLLLVDDDPEVPTAGADGWEPWSPLITAAQPTTEVLPRRTDDPAILMFTSGTTGTPKGVVLTYGNAWWNSVNVELRLDTRRGDVTYAAAPLFHIGALNSFAIRTLVRGGTIVVRRGFDPETCLDDLVTHRVNSMFGVPQMFAALARVPGCFERDFSHLRAVVVAGAPVPPSVIEQYAEHGLLLQQAWGLTETAPFATHLPAERTLDKIGSAGIPMPFTQVRVVDPATNEPVKPGTSGEIVVRGPNVTVGYWQNPEATHAAFDDEGWFHSGDIGHFDEDGCLYIVDRLKDMIISGGENVYPAEVERVLAAMPGVVDVAVVGVPDPQWGETVAAVLSVAEGTEITLEGVQAYASEHLARYKLPRRLTVVPVVPRNASGKLDKVAGRRLADQEG; this comes from the coding sequence GTGACCAGACCCACGGGAACGACCCCGCACCCACTCAACTCCGGTGTGCGGGCCGACCTCAACCCGGCCGGTGCCGTCGCGTACAACGCCCGCCACCAGGGCGACACCGTCGTCATCAGCTACCCCGGCGGCGACCTCACCTACGCCCAGCTCGACGACAAGGCCGCCCGGCTCGCGACCGTCCTCGCGGACGGCGGCACCACCAGGGGCGACCGGGTCGCCTACCTCGGCCTGAACAGCAGCGCGTTCCTGGTGACCATGCTGGCCGCCTTCCGGCTCGGAGCCCTGTTCGTGCCGGTCAACTTCCGGCTGGCGGAGCCCGAACTCGCGACCGTCCTGGCGCGCAGCGGGGCCGAGGCCATCGTGTGCGAGGAGGGGCACCGCACGAGCGTCGAGGCCGTGCGCGCCCGCACGAGCCTGAAGCGCCTCCTCCTGGTCGACGACGACCCCGAGGTGCCTACGGCCGGGGCGGACGGCTGGGAGCCGTGGTCCCCGCTGATCACCGCGGCGCAGCCGACCACCGAGGTGCTCCCGAGGCGCACGGACGACCCGGCGATCCTGATGTTCACCTCGGGCACCACCGGTACGCCCAAGGGGGTCGTGCTCACCTACGGCAACGCCTGGTGGAACTCGGTGAACGTCGAGCTGCGCCTGGACACCCGCCGCGGCGACGTGACCTATGCCGCCGCCCCCCTGTTCCACATCGGCGCCCTCAACAGCTTCGCGATCCGCACCCTGGTGCGCGGCGGCACGATCGTCGTACGCCGCGGCTTCGACCCCGAGACGTGTCTCGACGACCTGGTCACCCACCGGGTCAACTCGATGTTCGGCGTGCCCCAGATGTTCGCCGCCCTCGCCCGCGTCCCCGGCTGCTTCGAGCGGGACTTCAGCCACCTGCGGGCCGTCGTCGTGGCCGGCGCACCCGTGCCGCCCTCGGTGATCGAGCAGTACGCCGAGCACGGCCTGCTGCTCCAGCAGGCCTGGGGCCTGACCGAGACGGCCCCGTTCGCCACCCACCTCCCGGCCGAACGCACCCTCGACAAGATCGGCTCCGCCGGCATCCCCATGCCCTTCACCCAGGTCCGGGTCGTGGACCCCGCGACCAACGAGCCGGTGAAGCCGGGCACGTCGGGGGAGATCGTCGTCCGCGGCCCGAACGTCACCGTCGGCTACTGGCAGAACCCCGAGGCGACCCACGCCGCCTTCGACGACGAGGGCTGGTTCCACTCGGGCGACATCGGCCACTTCGACGAGGACGGCTGCCTCTACATCGTCGACCGCCTCAAGGACATGATCATCAGCGGCGGTGAGAACGTCTACCCCGCCGAGGTCGAGCGGGTGCTGGCCGCCATGCCGGGTGTGGTGGACGTCGCCGTCGTCGGCGTCCCGGATCCGCAGTGGGGCGAGACGGTGGCGGCCGTGCTGAGCGTGGCCGAGGGCACGGAGATCACGCTGGAGGGCGTCCAGGCGTACGCGTCAGAGCACCTGGCCCGCTACAAGCTGCCCCGGCGCCTGACCGTCGTGCCCGTCGTCCCCCGCAACGCGTCCGGAAAGCTGGACAAGGTGGCCGGCCGGCGGCTGGCGGACCAGGAGGGCTGA
- a CDS encoding TetR family transcriptional regulator: MRATVHKEVVDVGLRLFIEQGFDQTTVDQIAAEVGLSRASLFRYFGTKEDIVLGGLQGTGRRIAEALAARPDEERPWQALRRAFDVIVRMSEDAPEQGLRYLGLFQGTPSLRARYYEKQLSLREMLVPEIARRLAADPDLPEEIAAKALAAAALTCLDVSLTAWVDCEGAVPLAVLLDRALSGPAE, encoded by the coding sequence ATGCGTGCAACGGTGCACAAGGAGGTGGTCGACGTCGGGCTCCGCCTCTTCATCGAGCAGGGGTTCGACCAGACGACCGTCGACCAGATCGCCGCCGAGGTGGGGCTCTCGCGCGCCAGCCTGTTCCGGTACTTCGGTACCAAGGAGGACATCGTCCTCGGCGGCCTGCAGGGCACCGGCCGCCGGATCGCGGAGGCGCTCGCCGCCCGCCCCGACGAGGAGCGGCCCTGGCAGGCGCTGCGCCGGGCGTTCGACGTCATCGTGCGGATGAGCGAGGACGCGCCCGAGCAAGGGCTGCGCTACCTGGGCCTGTTCCAGGGGACGCCGTCCCTGCGCGCCCGGTACTACGAGAAGCAGCTGAGTTTGCGGGAGATGCTGGTGCCGGAGATCGCCCGACGCCTGGCCGCCGACCCGGACCTGCCGGAGGAGATCGCGGCCAAGGCCCTGGCCGCGGCCGCGCTCACCTGCCTGGACGTGTCCCTGACCGCCTGGGTGGACTGCGAGGGCGCCGTTCCCCTGGCGGTGCTGCTCGACCGTGCGTTGAGCGGGCCGGCGGAGTAG
- a CDS encoding SDR family oxidoreductase, protein MSKVWFVTGSSRGFGREFVQAALGRGDRVAATARNTDSLQDLVAVHGEAILPLALDVTDKVAVVEAVQRAHDHFGRLDVIVNNAGHGLFGAVEELTEQQIRGQMETNFFGALWVTQAALPLLRAQDSGHIVQISSTGGVTAFPTLGGYAASKWALEGLTEALAQEVAGFGIKVTLVEPTGFATDWGGSSAAHAETLPAYDEVRAALFAGWSQSTLGDPAAVGPALLKIVDADNPPLRVFFGAEPLGMVHQLYAERLKTWEQWAGVAAEAQGAQGAQG, encoded by the coding sequence ATGAGCAAGGTCTGGTTTGTCACCGGTTCCTCGCGCGGTTTCGGTCGCGAGTTCGTACAGGCGGCTCTGGGGCGTGGCGACAGGGTCGCGGCCACCGCCCGCAACACCGACTCGTTGCAGGATCTGGTGGCCGTGCACGGCGAGGCGATCCTGCCGCTGGCCCTGGACGTCACCGACAAGGTGGCCGTCGTGGAGGCCGTCCAGCGGGCGCACGACCACTTCGGCCGCCTGGACGTGATCGTCAACAACGCCGGGCACGGCCTGTTCGGCGCGGTCGAGGAGCTGACGGAGCAGCAGATCCGCGGCCAGATGGAGACCAACTTCTTCGGTGCCCTGTGGGTCACCCAGGCCGCCCTGCCTCTGCTGCGGGCTCAGGACAGCGGCCACATCGTGCAGATCTCCAGCACTGGCGGTGTCACCGCCTTCCCGACCCTGGGCGGTTACGCCGCCTCCAAGTGGGCCCTGGAGGGCCTGACCGAAGCCCTCGCTCAGGAGGTGGCCGGCTTCGGGATCAAGGTCACCCTCGTCGAGCCCACCGGTTTCGCCACTGACTGGGGCGGCTCCTCCGCCGCCCATGCCGAGACGCTGCCCGCCTACGACGAGGTCCGCGCGGCGCTTTTCGCCGGCTGGAGCCAGTCCACGCTCGGCGACCCGGCCGCCGTCGGCCCGGCGCTGCTGAAGATCGTGGACGCCGACAACCCTCCGCTGCGGGTCTTCTTCGGCGCCGAGCCCCTGGGCATGGTGCACCAGCTCTATGCCGAGCGGCTGAAGACCTGGGAGCAGTGGGCCGGCGTCGCCGCCGAGGCCCAGGGCGCCCAGGGCGCCCAGGGGTGA
- a CDS encoding helix-turn-helix transcriptional regulator, which produces MSTRAATTTQAAPGLDRRTELSKFLRSRRARLKPEDVGLPSHGRRRVPGLRREELAQLAGVSFAYYVRLEQGYSDGVSAEVLHAVARVLRLSGPERAHLMRLAQPERQQTAHPAPRQRLRPAVEHLLNALGVPAIVAGRRMDILGGNQLAATVFGNWTPLPPEERSLPRLFFLSPTARERFADPARTAPAVVGILRLHIGKHPDDPHLASLVGELTAKSEEFRRLWERHDVGCGNHDTIRMRHPLVGEYDLVPQPMTLDGDDDQRLLTYHAEPGSRSEEALQMLACWETQPVH; this is translated from the coding sequence ATGTCCACGCGTGCAGCCACCACGACACAAGCGGCGCCCGGACTCGACCGGCGCACCGAACTGAGCAAGTTCCTGCGTTCCCGCAGGGCCCGGCTCAAGCCCGAGGACGTGGGACTGCCCTCCCACGGACGGCGCCGGGTCCCCGGACTGCGCCGGGAGGAACTGGCACAGCTGGCCGGCGTGTCGTTCGCGTACTACGTACGACTGGAACAGGGATACAGCGACGGCGTGTCGGCCGAGGTACTGCACGCCGTCGCCCGCGTGCTGCGCCTGAGCGGACCCGAGCGCGCCCATCTGATGCGGCTGGCCCAGCCCGAGCGACAGCAGACGGCCCACCCCGCACCCCGGCAGCGACTGCGCCCCGCCGTCGAACACCTCCTCAACGCCCTCGGCGTCCCCGCCATCGTCGCCGGCCGCCGCATGGACATCCTGGGAGGCAACCAGCTCGCCGCCACCGTCTTCGGGAACTGGACCCCACTGCCACCCGAGGAACGCAGCCTGCCCCGGCTGTTCTTCCTCTCACCCACGGCACGCGAACGCTTCGCCGATCCAGCCCGCACAGCACCGGCCGTCGTCGGCATCCTGCGCCTGCACATCGGCAAACACCCCGACGACCCCCACCTCGCCTCGCTCGTCGGGGAACTGACCGCCAAGAGCGAGGAGTTCCGACGACTGTGGGAACGCCACGACGTGGGCTGCGGAAACCACGACACCATACGGATGCGCCACCCACTGGTGGGAGAGTACGACCTCGTCCCCCAGCCCATGACACTCGACGGCGACGACGACCAGCGACTGCTCACCTACCACGCCGAGCCCGGCTCCCGGTCGGAGGAAGCCCTGCAGATGCTGGCCTGCTGGGAAACACAACCGGTGCACTGA
- a CDS encoding SDR family oxidoreductase — MSKIWFITGSSRGFGREFVRAALERGDRVAATARNTDSLQDLVAVHGEALLPLALDVTDKAAAFEAVKRAHDHFGRLDVVVNNAGYSVVGMVEELTEQQIRSQMETNFFGALWVTQAALPLLRAQHSGHIVQISSISGVAAFPTIGGYNASKWALEGLTEALAQEVAGFGIKVTLVEPGAFATDLAPGGPSAILAEPLPAYEAARAMVAAEHGRFEFGDPAAAGPALLKVVDAENPPLRVLFGTSPLQIMPYVYAERLKTWEQWAEVATEAQGVAA, encoded by the coding sequence ATGAGCAAGATCTGGTTCATCACCGGTTCCTCGCGCGGGTTCGGCCGCGAGTTCGTCCGGGCGGCCCTGGAGCGTGGCGACAGGGTCGCGGCCACCGCCCGCAACACCGACTCGTTGCAGGATCTGGTGGCCGTGCACGGCGAGGCACTGCTTCCGCTGGCCCTGGACGTCACGGACAAGGCCGCGGCGTTCGAGGCGGTCAAGCGGGCGCACGACCACTTCGGCCGCCTGGACGTGGTCGTCAACAATGCCGGATACAGCGTCGTCGGCATGGTCGAGGAGCTGACGGAGCAGCAGATCCGCAGCCAGATGGAGACCAACTTCTTCGGCGCCCTGTGGGTCACCCAGGCCGCCCTGCCTCTGCTGCGGGCTCAGCACAGCGGCCACATCGTGCAGATCTCCAGCATCAGCGGCGTCGCCGCCTTCCCGACCATCGGCGGCTACAACGCCTCCAAGTGGGCCCTGGAGGGCCTGACCGAAGCCCTGGCTCAGGAGGTGGCCGGCTTCGGGATCAAGGTCACCCTCGTCGAGCCCGGCGCATTCGCCACCGATCTCGCGCCCGGCGGTCCGTCGGCCATCCTTGCCGAGCCGCTGCCCGCCTACGAGGCGGCACGGGCGATGGTGGCGGCCGAACACGGGCGTTTCGAGTTCGGCGACCCGGCCGCCGCCGGGCCGGCGCTGCTGAAGGTCGTGGACGCTGAGAACCCGCCGCTGCGCGTCCTCTTCGGCACCTCCCCTCTCCAGATCATGCCGTACGTCTACGCCGAGCGTCTGAAGACCTGGGAGCAGTGGGCCGAGGTCGCCACCGAGGCCCAGGGTGTTGCGGCCTGA